Genomic DNA from Shouchella patagoniensis:
CCGGTCGTTGAGGAGACAAGTCTTCCACATATCCACTGTCTCTACCAACCCAGACAGAAGCTGTGTAGCGATCAGTCAAACCAGAAAAAGCTAAGTCACGGTATTTATTTGTTGTCCCCGTTTTTCCGCCGATAAACCCGTCTTGATCTAAAGAGATAGAACGGCCCGTACCCGTTTGGATAACTTCACTTAAAAGCTCACGCATTTTTTCATTTGTTTCCTTGCTCCATATTTGTTTTTCTTCTGCTTTTGGCCACTGATAAATTAAGTCACCATGTTCATTATAGACTCCAGTAATTCCTCTGGAAGGTCGGTATGTACCATCATGTGCAAAAGCTGAATATGCTTGCGCCATTTCATAAACAGTAACGTCTATGGATCCTAATGCAAGTGCCAATCCTCGCTCTTCATCATTCATTTTACTAAATGGGAATGGTTCGAGATAGGAAATCGCTTTTTCGACACCTACTTGATCGAGCAAATATTGCGCAGGCACATTATATGAGTGCTTGAATGCTTCACGTAATGAGACTGACCCTGGTAGTACGTCATTGTAATTCGGTACACAGCCAAGAATTTCACCTTGATCTTCTTCTGTACAACTTGGATTTGGATTCCCATTTACTACCATTGATAAAGGTGACCCCGTTTCTTCGATAAAAGGAGCATAATCAATCAAAGGTTTAAAAGCTGATCCGTGAGAACGGTAGGACTCTGTTGCATGTTGCCAGTTTCCTTTTTCATATTCACGCCCGTTGCTAATGGCCACAATCGTTTGATTTTTATTATCTAATACAATTCCAGCTCCGTGTACATCCAAAGGAAGCTCTCGGTAGAAACTATCAACAAGACGTTCTTGTCTCTTGGAGTCGAGCGCTGTTTCAATTGTAATCCCTTGGTTAAAAAGGTCGGTAATTCGTTCGTCCATCTCTGCACTGGTCGCATCATGTAATCCATCTTGTTCTCTAACAAGGTTTGAGAATTCACTTGTAATATAGTCGCTATAGTCAGGGTAAGAATTCGTCAAACGTGTGCTGTTGACTTCTAATGATTCATTAAGCGCATTCACGTGTTCCTTTGCACTAATAAATCCTTCTTCTTCCATCTTCTGCAATACCCACTCTTTACGTTTATGCGTATTTTCTTCGTTTGTAAGAGGATCATAAACCGTAGGATTATTAGGAATTGCTGTTAAAAAAGCAATTTGGGCAAGCGACAAGTTACTGGCTGAATCACTGAAATAAAGACGGCTTGCTGCTTCTATTCCATAAGCGTTGTTACCAAAAAAAATGGAATTCAGGTAAAGTTCTAAAATCTCTTCTTTTGTATACTGTTGTTCTAACTCGTATGCATATAGAAGTTCGCTAATCTTTCTCTCATATGTGCGTGAATGATCTAAAAAGATGTTGCGTACCATTTGTTGGGTTATCGTACTTGCTCCCTGATCAATGCTACCTTCGTCTAGGTTTGCAAAGAATGCTCTGGCAATACCGGTTGCATCAAAGCCGTGGTGGTCAAAAAAACGGCGATCTTCAGTTGCAACAAAAGCATCGATTGCTAATGTGGGCATATCTTTATAAGGGAGATAAATACGATTTGTTCCAGTAGATATTTCGGCAATTACTCGTCCATCTTCGTCCGTTATTGTACTATTTGACGATAGGTAAAGTGCGTCACGATCAATGTGGTTACTGACAACTTGACTCACCGATTGAACAGTTCCAACTTCAGCAGTTGCTTGAGTAAAAATAAAGACACTTAGCACTGCAAAAAGCCCCACTAGAAACCAGCCTGTTATTTTTCGCATTGCAATACTCGCTTTCTATTAAACATACAGTCAGTATAGCATTGTTTTGAAAATACGGACAGCGCTACCTTTTTATAAAAAGAAGCATGTTCATTTCAAAAGCTGCATAACGTTAATTAATCTCGCTTACACGAGGATGGAGGTAACGTACAATGAGTATTTTAGATAAAATCGAACGATATCGCGATGAAGAAGAGCGTTTGAAATGGGAAGGGACTTTTGCTGATTACTTGGAGTTGTTAAAAGAGAAGCCTTGGGTAGCACAGACCGCTCACTCGCGTGTGTATAATATGATAAATGACGCCGGAGTGGAGGAAGCAAATGGCAAAAAAAGTTATTCATTTTTTAAGGAATCGATTTATGGGCTAGAAGAGTCGCTAGAAAAATTGGTGGAAGAGTATTTTCATTCTGCGGCTAAGCGACTAGACGTGCGTAAGCGAATTCTCTTATTAATGGGGCCTGTTAGTGGTGGAAAATCGACTTTAGTAACAATGTTAAAACGCGGTCTTGAAGATTATTCTAGGACTGAAAAAGGCGCTGTTTATGCAATTAAAGGTTGCCCGATGAATGAGGATCCGCTTCATTTAATTCCTCTTCATCTAAGGAAAGATTTCCAAAAGGAATATGGTATTCGAATTGAAGGGAACTTATCTCCTTTAAATATGATGCGACTTGAGCAAGAATACGGTGGACGGATTGAAGATGTTCAAGTAGAAAGAATCTTTTTTTCTGAAGATAAGCGAACTGGGATAGGTACTTTTTCACCTTCTGATCCCAAGTCACAGGATATTGCTGATCTTACGGGCAGTATCGACTTTTCAACGATTGCTGAATTTGGCTCTGAATCGGATCCACGAGCATACCGATTTGATGGCGAATTGAATAAAGCGAACCGAGGTATGATGGAATTTCAAGAAATGCTAAAGTGTGACGAAAAATTTCTTTGGCATTTACTGTCGTTGACGCAAGAAGGTAATTTTAAAGCCGGTCGATTTGCACTTATTTCAGCGGATGAGCTTATTCTTGCTCATACGAATGAGTCAGAATACAAATCGTTTATTTCGAATAAAAAAAATGAAGCGCTCCATTCTCGAATAATTGTTATGAAAGTACCTTATAATTTAAAAGTCTCTGAAGAAGAACGCATTTATAAGAAAATGATTTCTGAAAGTGATTTAGCTAATGTGCACATCGCTCCCCACGCTTTAAAAGTGGCTGCTATATTTACGATTTTAACCCGGTTGAAAGAAACGCATAAAGCGGGTATTGATTTAGTGAAGAAGATGAAACTTTATGATGGCGAGTCAGTTGAAGGGTTTAATAGCCAGGATTTAAAAGAACTTCAATCAGAGTTTAGTGATGAAGGCATGAGTGGAATTGATCCTCGTTATGTAATAAACCGAATTTCATCAGCAATAATCCGGAAACAATTAACATCTATTTCAGCGCTTGATGTTTTAAGGTCTATCAAAGAGGGGCTCGATCAACATGCCTCCATTTCTAAAGAGGATAAAGAGCGATATACAGATTACATCACTGTAGCACGAAAAGAGTATGATTTGATTGCAAAAGAAGAGGTTCAAAAAGCATTTGTCTACTCTTACGAAGAATCGGCTAAAACATTGATGGATAATTATTTGGACAATGTTGAGGCATTTTGCAATAAAAACAAACTCCGTGATCCTCTTACAGGAGATGAGATGTCTCCGGATGAAAAGTTAATGCGGTCAATAGAGGAACAAATAGGGATATCTGAAAATGCAAAAAAAGCTTTCCGAGAAGAAATTTTAATTCGTATCTCTGCATATGCACGAAAAGGCAAAAAGTTCGAGTATAATTCCCATGAAAGATTACGTGAAGCGATTCAAAAGAAGCTATTTGCTGATTTGAAAGATATTGTAAAAATAACAACGTCTGTGAAAACGCCGGATGAATCACAATTGAAAAAAATGAACGATGTAATTGCACGCTTAATTGACGAGCATGGCTATAATTCAGTTTCAGCGAATGAATTGCTCCGTTATGTTGGTTCTTTATTAAATAGATAAGTATGTAAAATCCTCTATCCCCACGGTAGAGGATTTCTTGTTCTTTTTAAGAAATAGTGGTACGTTAATAAGGAATTTGTGATCGAATGGAAAGCGGGGAACAGTATTGGCAGAAACAAATGCAAAATCAGAAGCGTGGGGTTGGATAAAAGCAATTGTCATTGCAGTTGTTCTTGCTTTTATCATTCGGACATTTGTCATGACTAGCTTTGAAGTACGCGGCATTTCAATGGTTCCAACAGCTCAAGATGGTGAAAAATTTATTGTTAATAAATTAAGTTATCGATTTGGAGAACCTGATCGGTTTGACTTAATAGTTTTTCATGCGACTGAAGAAGAAAGTTACATCAAACGGGTAGTTGGATTGCCTGGAGATACAATTCGCTATGAGAACGATGAGTTATTTATTAATGATGAGGAAATAGATGAACCATTTCTTGAAGAGGCAAGGTTGGCTTTTTCAGGACAGTATACGAATGATTATGAGTTTGAAGAAACTGTGCCAGAAGACCATGTATTTGTTATGGGGGATAATCGTCCAAAAAGTCTTGACAGTCGTTCGATAGGTCCCGTTCATGAGGATGAAATAATTGGTAAGGTCGGTATTCGCTTTTGGCCTCTCTCAGAATTTGGTTTTATGGAGTAAAGCACCTCAATAGGTGCTTTTTTTTGTATGAACAAATGATAACTAAAAGCGATCAATCGTTATTCGTAATTGATCATTTTTCAGTTTATTCTATTTTGTTAAAGTAAAGAAGATAACAAACTAGGGGGAATGACAAATGATTAAAGGTGTGCACCATATACAGATTACAATTCCAAGAAATGCAGAGCAAGAAGGGAAAGCATTTTATTGTGGAGTACTCGGTCTTACAGAAATTGAAAAGCCAAACGCATTAAAAAAACGTGGCGGCTTTTGGTTAAGAGTAGGGGATAGGGAAGTACATGTAAGTACAGAAGTTGGAGCGGAACGGTTGAAAACAAAAGCACATATCGCATATCTAGTTGATGACGTAAATTATTGGAGAAAAGAGTTGCATGAAATGAACATAAGTACTGGTGAATCCATTCCAATTCCTGGATATGATCGATTTGAATGTCGCGATCCGTTTGGAAATAGAATGGAGTTTATACAAGAAATCTAGTAACTAAAAAAGAGGTTCAAATAAAAAAGTGGGATTGTTTCAGGCTTGTCTAATGTTGGCTAAACGTTGGTTTTATTGTCAAATACGTGATTAATCGATAGTTGAAGGTCGAATTGGGAGAATTTCTTGGCAACTCTTTTCCTTGTCTATCATAGGATAAGTTAAGTAAGTTTTCATTGACCAGTTCATGATATGCATGCAGACAATAAAATGTGCAAAACACTGATAAAAACATTCAGGAGGGCTTAAATGGAAAAAGACAGCCGCCATCAATATGTCGTGTCGCAGGAGAATTGGTCCCTCCACAGAAAAGGATTCCAAGACCAACGCAGGCATCAAGAAAAAGTCCAAGAAGCAATTAAAAAGAATTTACCTGACTTAGTAAGTGAAGAAAACATCGTGATGTCTAATGGGAAAGACGTTATACGAATACCGATTCGGTCTCTTGACGAATATAAAATTCGTTATAATTATGATAAAAACAAACATGTTGGGCAAGGAAAAGGAGACAGTAAAGTTGGTGATGTTGTTGCGCGTGACCCTAACGGACAACAACAAGCGGGTCCTGGAAAGGGAGAAGGAGCTGGCGACCAAGCGGGTGAAGATTATAATGAAGCAGAAGTTTCTATTTTAGAGCTAGAAGAAATGTTGTTTGCAGAATTGGAATTGCCTAATTTACAAAAGAAAGAAGAACAGGAATTAATCATTGAAAATATTGAATTTAATGACATTAGAAAAAAAGGGTTAATGGGTAATGTAGACAAAAGACGTACGATCCTAGCAGCAATTAAGAGGAATGCGTTAGCAGGCAAAACAGGCATTATGCCTATATACAACGATGATCTTCGTTTTAAAACATGGAACGAATCGATCCGCCCAGAATCTAAGGCGGTTGTTATTGCTATGATGGATACAAGTGGGTCGATGGGCAGGTTTGAAAAATACATGGCTCGCAGTTTCTTCTTTTGGATGACAAGGTTCCTACGAACGAAGTATGAGACTGTCGAAATTGAATTTATTGCCCATCATACTGAAGCAAAAGTGGTTAATGAAGAAGACTTCTTCTCTAAAGGAGAAAGTGGTGGTACAATTTGTTCTTCTGCATACCGAAAAGCTTTAGAATTAATTGATGATAAATATAGTCCAGAAGCATATAACATTTATCCATTTCATTTCTCTGATGGAGACAATTTAACGTCCGACAACGCTAGGTGTATTAAACTGGTTAAACAATTGATGGATCGATCGAATTTGT
This window encodes:
- the yhbH gene encoding sporulation protein YhbH, with the translated sequence MEKDSRHQYVVSQENWSLHRKGFQDQRRHQEKVQEAIKKNLPDLVSEENIVMSNGKDVIRIPIRSLDEYKIRYNYDKNKHVGQGKGDSKVGDVVARDPNGQQQAGPGKGEGAGDQAGEDYNEAEVSILELEEMLFAELELPNLQKKEEQELIIENIEFNDIRKKGLMGNVDKRRTILAAIKRNALAGKTGIMPIYNDDLRFKTWNESIRPESKAVVIAMMDTSGSMGRFEKYMARSFFFWMTRFLRTKYETVEIEFIAHHTEAKVVNEEDFFSKGESGGTICSSAYRKALELIDDKYSPEAYNIYPFHFSDGDNLTSDNARCIKLVKQLMDRSNLFGYGEVNQYSRHSTLMGAYKNIADPRFMHYILKEKGDVYHAMKYFFQKNVEAAI
- a CDS encoding transglycosylase domain-containing protein, which encodes MRKITGWFLVGLFAVLSVFIFTQATAEVGTVQSVSQVVSNHIDRDALYLSSNSTITDEDGRVIAEISTGTNRIYLPYKDMPTLAIDAFVATEDRRFFDHHGFDATGIARAFFANLDEGSIDQGASTITQQMVRNIFLDHSRTYERKISELLYAYELEQQYTKEEILELYLNSIFFGNNAYGIEAASRLYFSDSASNLSLAQIAFLTAIPNNPTVYDPLTNEENTHKRKEWVLQKMEEEGFISAKEHVNALNESLEVNSTRLTNSYPDYSDYITSEFSNLVREQDGLHDATSAEMDERITDLFNQGITIETALDSKRQERLVDSFYRELPLDVHGAGIVLDNKNQTIVAISNGREYEKGNWQHATESYRSHGSAFKPLIDYAPFIEETGSPLSMVVNGNPNPSCTEEDQGEILGCVPNYNDVLPGSVSLREAFKHSYNVPAQYLLDQVGVEKAISYLEPFPFSKMNDEERGLALALGSIDVTVYEMAQAYSAFAHDGTYRPSRGITGVYNEHGDLIYQWPKAEEKQIWSKETNEKMRELLSEVIQTGTGRSISLDQDGFIGGKTGTTNKYRDLAFSGLTDRYTASVWVGRDSGYVEDLSPQRPAMNIWETAVRD
- a CDS encoding VOC family protein, encoding MIKGVHHIQITIPRNAEQEGKAFYCGVLGLTEIEKPNALKKRGGFWLRVGDREVHVSTEVGAERLKTKAHIAYLVDDVNYWRKELHEMNISTGESIPIPGYDRFECRDPFGNRMEFIQEI
- a CDS encoding PrkA family serine protein kinase: MSILDKIERYRDEEERLKWEGTFADYLELLKEKPWVAQTAHSRVYNMINDAGVEEANGKKSYSFFKESIYGLEESLEKLVEEYFHSAAKRLDVRKRILLLMGPVSGGKSTLVTMLKRGLEDYSRTEKGAVYAIKGCPMNEDPLHLIPLHLRKDFQKEYGIRIEGNLSPLNMMRLEQEYGGRIEDVQVERIFFSEDKRTGIGTFSPSDPKSQDIADLTGSIDFSTIAEFGSESDPRAYRFDGELNKANRGMMEFQEMLKCDEKFLWHLLSLTQEGNFKAGRFALISADELILAHTNESEYKSFISNKKNEALHSRIIVMKVPYNLKVSEEERIYKKMISESDLANVHIAPHALKVAAIFTILTRLKETHKAGIDLVKKMKLYDGESVEGFNSQDLKELQSEFSDEGMSGIDPRYVINRISSAIIRKQLTSISALDVLRSIKEGLDQHASISKEDKERYTDYITVARKEYDLIAKEEVQKAFVYSYEESAKTLMDNYLDNVEAFCNKNKLRDPLTGDEMSPDEKLMRSIEEQIGISENAKKAFREEILIRISAYARKGKKFEYNSHERLREAIQKKLFADLKDIVKITTSVKTPDESQLKKMNDVIARLIDEHGYNSVSANELLRYVGSLLNR
- the lepB gene encoding signal peptidase I, coding for MAETNAKSEAWGWIKAIVIAVVLAFIIRTFVMTSFEVRGISMVPTAQDGEKFIVNKLSYRFGEPDRFDLIVFHATEEESYIKRVVGLPGDTIRYENDELFINDEEIDEPFLEEARLAFSGQYTNDYEFEETVPEDHVFVMGDNRPKSLDSRSIGPVHEDEIIGKVGIRFWPLSEFGFME